The genomic stretch ACACGGAGTGTACTGAAAGCAAGTTCAAATTGAACTCTGATAATAGGATGCATGATCTCAAAGCTTTTGATGAAACAAAAGCTGGTGTCAAAGGCCTTGTTGATGAAGGTGTTGTCAAAATCCCAACCCTATTTCATCACCCACCTGATAAGTTCTCAAACTCCACAAGTTTAACTAACACAGAACACATCATTCCTGTTATAGACTTTACAACTACAAGGCAAgatattataaacaaaataaaggaAGCTTCTGAGACATGGGGTTTCTTTCAAGTGATTAATCATGGCATCCCTTTGAATGTTCTCGAGGAAATGAAAGACGGTGTGGTTAGATTCTTTGAACAAGATACTGAAGTCAAGAAAAAGATGTATACTAGAGATCAAACAAAACCGTTTGTTTACAATAGTAATTTTGATATGTATAGTTCACCAGCACTTAAGTGGAGGGATACTTTCGTATGTAACGTTGTTCCTAATTCTCCAAGACCAGAAGATTTTCCTCTAGTATGCAGGTGAGCTCTTGTTTGTGATTTACTTCCTGAAATTATGATAGTCAGTTAATATTCAAACACAATCCCACATAATATGAAATCATATTATATGGAATCCCTTACCCTatgtaattatattaaataaggaAAACAATGTCCCTATAATTTATCATGCCAACTCACGACAACACTCCCTCTCAAGTTGGTGCGTATATGTCTCCAATGCCCAACTTGTTGAGTGAGTTATGAAAATCCCTTCCAGCTACAGCCTTTGTGAGTATATCTGCCAATTGGTCTCCAGACTTGACAAATGGAAACTGCACTATCTTTGCCTTAAGTTTTTGTTTGATAAAATGACGGTCCACTTCGACATGCTTTGTACGGTCATGTTGAACTGAGTTTTGGGAAATAGCAATGGTTGCTTCTTGTCGCAAAATAAATTCATCACTGAAATAGGTG from Vicia villosa cultivar HV-30 ecotype Madison, WI linkage group LG4, Vvil1.0, whole genome shotgun sequence encodes the following:
- the LOC131596841 gene encoding 1-aminocyclopropane-1-carboxylate oxidase homolog 6-like, encoding KLFFTASTHFSLQDHTTKRKTNTECTESKFKLNSDNRMHDLKAFDETKAGVKGLVDEGVVKIPTLFHHPPDKFSNSTSLTNTEHIIPVIDFTTTRQDIINKIKEASETWGFFQVINHGIPLNVLEEMKDGVVRFFEQDTEVKKKMYTRDQTKPFVYNSNFDMYSSPALKWRDTFVCNVVPNSPRPEDFPLVCR